The following nucleotide sequence is from Microbacterium imperiale.
GGATCTTCCTGGCGTGCAGCAGCACTTCAACATCCCGGCCTCGACCGTCGACGAGGAGTTCTTCACGGTCGGACAGCTCTTCGACGGCTCGTCGATCCGCGGCTTCGCGAACATCCACGAGTCCGACATGCAGCTGATCCCGGACGTCTCGACGGCCTACGTCGACCCGTTCCGCGAGGCGAAGACGCTGATCATGATCTTCGACATCTACAACCCGCGCAACGGCGAGATCTACGCGAAGGACCCGCGCCAGGTCGCCAAGAAGGCCGAGAAGTACCTCGCCTCGACCGGCATCGCCGACACCGCGTTCTTCGCCCCCGAGGCGGAGTTCTACATCTTCGACGACGTCCGCTACGAGGTGAAGCAGAACTCGAGCTTCTACTCCGTCGACTCCGAAGAGGGCGCCTGGAACACGGGCCGCGTCGAAGAGGGCGGCAACCTCGCCAACAAGACTGCCTACAAGGGCGGTTACTTCCCCGTCTCGCCGGTCGACAAGACTGCCGACCTGCGCGACGACATCTCGCTGAAGCTCATCGAGTCGGGCCTCGTGCTCGAGCGCGCCCACCACGAGGTCGGCACGGGTGGTCAGCAGGAGATCAACTACCGCTTCGACACCATGGTGCACTCGGCGGACGACATCCTGAAGTTCAAGTACATCGTCAAGAACACCGCCGAGATGTGGGGCAAGGTCGCGACCTTCATGCCCAAGCCCCTCTTCGGCGACAACGGCTCGGGTATGCACACCCACCAGTCGCTGTGGCTGAACGGCGAGCCCCTCTTCTACGACGAGAAGGGCTACGGCGGACTCTCCGACATCGCGCGCTGGTACATCGGCGGCCTGCTCAAGCACGCTCCTGCGGTCCTCGCCTTCACCAACCCGACGCTCAACTCGTACAAGCGTCTGGTCAAGGGCTACGAGGCCCCGGTCAACCTGGTCTACTCGGCCGGAAACCGCTCCGCGGCCGTCCGCATCCCGATCACGGGCACCAACCCGAAGGCCAAGCGCATCGAGTTCCGCGCGCCGGACGCCTCGGGCAACCCGTACCTCGCCTTCGCCGCTCAGATGATGGCGGGCCTCGACGGCATCAAGAACCGCATCGAGCCCCACGAGCCCGTCGACAAGGACCTCTACGAGCTGCCGCCCGAGGAGGCCAAGAACATCCCGCAGGTGCCGAACTCGCTGCTCGACTCCCTCGAGGCGCTGCGCAACGACCACGAGTTCCTGCTGGCCGGCGGCGTCTTCACGCCCGAGCTGATCGAGACCTGGATCGAGTACAAGATCGAGAACGAGATCCAGCCGATCAACGCCCGTCCTCACCCCTACGAGTACGAGCTCTACTTCGGCGTCTGACTCGCAGCGGGTACGCGACCCCGCCGTCCGCTCCTCCGGGAGCCGGGCGGCGGGGTTCGTCATTCGTCGGCCGGACCTGAGGTCATGTCGCGAGGCGCTCGACCTCGGCCACGACCCGAGGATGGGCCAGCACGCGGAAGTGGCCTCCCGTCTCGAGTCGCACGTTACGCGCCCCCGCCAGTTCGCTGCCGCCCGGGATGTGCGGGTCGAACTCGCCGTAGACCGACACGATGCGCGCATTCGGCGCGAGTTCGCGCGTGAGCGCCCGGATGACGGCGGAGTTCGGCGAGAAAGCCCGCAGTGACGGGAGCAGCATGACCCGGCCGTAGATCGAGCCGGCGAACGGGCTCGCGATGGCGACCATCCCTCGGACGCGCTCCGCCGTGGCGGGGTCCGACATCACCTGTTTGCCGATGAGTCCGCCCTTGCTGTGCGCGACGAGCACGACGTCCTGCAGGTCGTGCTCGCGCAGGTAGGCGGCGACGTGGCGGGCGCCGCGGGGAACGGGCCACCGGTTGCGTCCCAGCGCCGCGATGACGTGCACCGGGTGACCGCGCTCGTGAAGCTCGGTGATGAGCGGTTGCAGGAACCGCCACGTCTCGTAGATGCCGGGCAGCACCACCACCGGCGTACGCTCCCCGCTGCCGAAATCGCCGGGATCGGTGCGCGAGAACATCGCCCGCGCCTGCCAGGTCACCGCGTAGGCGTAGTCCGCGACCCACCAGGCGGCGTCCCGGATCACGTGCCGTGTCATGCCGGCCGCACCGATCGCCGTGCCAGGAACGCCATGATGCCGCCCGCGACGGCACGAGCGGCGGTGCGCTCGACGTGATGGGCCGATCCGGGGATGACGACGACGTCGCCCTCGGCCGCATGACCGGCCAATCGATGTGCCCAGTCGTCTCCGGCGACCGGATCCCGCGATCCGCGCACCACCAGCACGGGCACCCTCAGCTCCTCGACCCGCCGCTCGGTCGGATACGCCAGCATGTGGCCCACCTGCTGGAAGAACCAGCGCAGCCCCGAGCGGAGGTAGTCCAGCAGCACGCGCCCATTGACGCGCGGCGGCTCGCGGAACCCGTCGAGCGCAAGCGCGCGTGCCTGCGCGAGCAAGGTGCGGTGCCGGTCGTCCACGACGGGGCCGATGAGCACGACGGCTCGCGCGGATGCGGGATGCCGCAGCGCCGCCGCCACGGCCCACTGCACACCCATGGAGTGCCCGACGAGGATCGCGGGGGCCGGGCACAGCTCTCGGATCAACTCGGCGAGGGCGTCGCCCATTCGTGACACCGTCACGTCGTCGCGGGGCACCGCGAGGCCCGCGAACCCCGGAAGGTCCAGGCTGTGCACGGTCGCGGTCGGGGCGAGTTCGCGGTGCAGGTGCACATACGA
It contains:
- the glnA gene encoding type I glutamate--ammonia ligase, with translation MFKDSSEVLKFIQDEDVKFLDIRFTDLPGVQQHFNIPASTVDEEFFTVGQLFDGSSIRGFANIHESDMQLIPDVSTAYVDPFREAKTLIMIFDIYNPRNGEIYAKDPRQVAKKAEKYLASTGIADTAFFAPEAEFYIFDDVRYEVKQNSSFYSVDSEEGAWNTGRVEEGGNLANKTAYKGGYFPVSPVDKTADLRDDISLKLIESGLVLERAHHEVGTGGQQEINYRFDTMVHSADDILKFKYIVKNTAEMWGKVATFMPKPLFGDNGSGMHTHQSLWLNGEPLFYDEKGYGGLSDIARWYIGGLLKHAPAVLAFTNPTLNSYKRLVKGYEAPVNLVYSAGNRSAAVRIPITGTNPKAKRIEFRAPDASGNPYLAFAAQMMAGLDGIKNRIEPHEPVDKDLYELPPEEAKNIPQVPNSLLDSLEALRNDHEFLLAGGVFTPELIETWIEYKIENEIQPINARPHPYEYELYFGV
- a CDS encoding esterase/lipase family protein — translated: MTRHVIRDAAWWVADYAYAVTWQARAMFSRTDPGDFGSGERTPVVVLPGIYETWRFLQPLITELHERGHPVHVIAALGRNRWPVPRGARHVAAYLREHDLQDVVLVAHSKGGLIGKQVMSDPATAERVRGMVAIASPFAGSIYGRVMLLPSLRAFSPNSAVIRALTRELAPNARIVSVYGEFDPHIPGGSELAGARNVRLETGGHFRVLAHPRVVAEVERLAT
- a CDS encoding alpha/beta fold hydrolase, whose translation is MPTRTAAPRRAAAAGALREWTIDGLRFRSWSSIADPGAPTYVLIHGVGMSHRSYVHLHRELAPTATVHSLDLPGFAGLAVPRDDVTVSRMGDALAELIRELCPAPAILVGHSMGVQWAVAAALRHPASARAVVLIGPVVDDRHRTLLAQARALALDGFREPPRVNGRVLLDYLRSGLRWFFQQVGHMLAYPTERRVEELRVPVLVVRGSRDPVAGDDWAHRLAGHAAEGDVVVIPGSAHHVERTAARAVAGGIMAFLARRSVRPA